The Coffea arabica cultivar ET-39 chromosome 4e, Coffea Arabica ET-39 HiFi, whole genome shotgun sequence genome includes a window with the following:
- the LOC113742510 gene encoding uncharacterized protein, with protein sequence MSEEDQEKTAFYTDQGVYCYTTMPFGLKNTGATYQRLINRLFKDQIGRNVEAYVDDILVKSLTTSTFLSDVREVFGVLRDSRMKLNPKKCVFGVTSGKFLRYLVSHRGIEANPDKVKVIQDMSPPRNLREVHRLNGRLAALNRFLSQSAEKALPFFKLYLYLSAADEAVSAVLIRDEGTQVPVYYVSRALRGPETRYTQVEKLVLGLVHAARRLKPYFLAHPISVRTDQPIRQILVRPEASGRLTKWAVELGEYDLSYEPRTAIKAQAIADFLAELTFTEGRESTSAIAEVSTPHLWMLYVDGSSNGDGSGAGLLLEGPQGEVCSYALRFDFPATNNEAEYEVLIAGLQLARRLGAQRIHVRTDSELVVCQVLGEYETKDEIIQRYLSKVHQLTAYFESFEIQKIPRSQNRRADALSRLASTSFSDLNKTVLVEVLSEPGYMEEVACSVNSGDTWMSPFILFLRQGILPEDRAEARKIQRKAARYALREGELYKRSYLGPWLRCVTPEEGRQVLHEVHEDLCGAHVSHRMLAKKTLLLGYFWPSVRQDAQNLVLGCPSCQVHAPEHHQPSNFMIIISDNGRQFAENPFKTWCENLGIKQHFTSTRLHRAASSWVEELPSVLWSYWTTPRSSTQETPFSLTYGAEAVITAEILTPNPRLAAYVAEVNGEERQLDLDLVDERRDVASARVASYKNTLTRYYNALVKHRRFLPGDLVLRKNSVS encoded by the exons ATGAGTGAGGAGGACCAAGAGAAAACAGCGTTCTACACCGACCAAGGTGTTTACTGCTATACTACCATGCCGTTCGGGCTAAAAAACACCGGGGCAACCTATCAAAGGCTGATCAACCGCCTTTTCAAAGATCAAATTGGCCGCAATGTGGAGGCCTACGTGGACGACATTCTAGTTAAAAGTTTAACCACCTCGACTTTCCTGTCAGATGTGAGGGAGGTCTTCGGCGTCCTGCGGGACTCAAGGATGAAGTTGAATCCCAAGAAGTGCGTCTTTGGTGTCACCTCAGGAAAATTCTTGAGGTATCTGGTTTCCCACCGGGGAATCGAAGCTAACCCCGACAAAGTCAAAGTCATTCAGGACATGTCCCCACCTCGGAACCTCCGAGAAGTCCATAGACTGAATGGACGCCTGGCCGCGCTGAACCGCTTCCTGTCTCAATCTGCTGAGAAAGCCTTGCCCTTCTTTAAG CTGTACCTCTACCTCTCCGCCGCCGACGAAGCTGTCAGTGCTGTGCTCATCCGAGATGAGGGGACCCAAGTACCGGTCTACTATGTCAGCCGGGCTCTCCGTGGGCCAGAGACTCGATATACCCAGGTGGAAAAACTCGTACTAGGGTTGGTCCACGCCGCCCGGCGGCTGAAACCCTATTTCCTAGCTCATCCTATCTCCGTCAGGACAGACCAGCCTATTCGACAAATACTGGTCCGACCCGAGGCTTCCGGGCGCCTCACTAAGTGGGCCGTCGAGTTAGGGGAGTACGACCTGTCGTATGAGCCACGCACCGCCATAAAAGCTCAAGCCATAGCCGACTTCTTGGCCGAACTCACCTTCACGGAAGGTCGAGAATCCACTTCCGCCATCGCCGAAGTGTCCACCCCCCACCTGTGGATGTTATATGTGGACGGATCCTCTAACGGGGATGGCAGTGGAGCAGGACTGCTCCTGGAGGGCCCCCAGGGAGAAGTGTGCTCGTATGCCCTCCGCTTTGACTTCCCAGCCACCAACAATGAAGCCGAATATGAGGTCTTGATCGCGGGACTCCAACTAGCCCGCAGGCTCGGTGCACAGCGGATCCACGTCCGTACCGACTCCGAACTTGTAGTATGCCAAGTTCTCGGTGAATATGAGACTAAGGATGAGATCATACAACGATATCTCTCCAAAGTCCACCAACTCACCGCATACTTCGAGTCTTTCGAAATCCAAAAAATCCCCCGCTCCCAGAATAGGCGGGCTGACGCCTTATCCCGGCTGGCTTCCACATCATTTTCTGACCTCAACAAGACCGTCTTAGTGGAAGTACTGAGCGAGCCGGGATACATGGAAGAGGTGGCTTGCTCTGTAAACTCGGGAGATACATGGATGAGCCCATTCATCCTTTTCTTACGGCAGGGAATCCTCCCCGAGGATCGAGCCGAGGCGAGAAAGATACAACGCAAAGCCGCTCGGTATGCTCTCCGCGAGGGAGAACTCTATAAACGCTCCTACCTTGGCCCGTGGCTGAGGTGCGTTACGCCCGAGGAAGGACGCCAAGTCCTCCACGAGGTACACGAAGACCTATGTGGGGCCCACGTCAGCCATAGGATGTTGGCCAAGAAGACCTTGCTCCTTGGGTATTTCTGGCCTTCCGTTCGACAGGATGCCCAAAATCTTGTTCTCGGCTGCCCATCCTGCCAAGTCCACGCCCCCGAGCACCACCAGCCCTCAAACTTCATG ATCATCATCTCAGACAATGGGAGACAGTTTGCCGAGAACCCATTTAAGACTTGGTGCGAGAACCTCGGCATCAAACAACACTTCACTTCG ACCCGACTACACCGAGCTGCATCATCTTGGGTGGAAGAACTACCCAGTGTCCTGTGGTCATATTGGACCACGCCGAGGTCATCCACGCAAGAAACCCCCTTCTCCTTGACCTATGGAGCCGAGGCTGTCATCACTGCTGAGATCCTAACACCCAACCCTCGGCTGGCAGCCTATGTCGCCGAGGTGAACGGAGAAGAGAGACAGTTGGATCTCGACCTCGTCGACGAGAGAAGGGACGTTGCCTCAGCTCGGGTAGCTTCCTACAAGAACACCCTGACCCGTTACTACAATGCCCTCGTCAAACATCGGCGATTCCTGCCAGGTGACTTGGTACTTAGAAAAAACTCGGTCAGCTGA
- the LOC113742898 gene encoding transcription factor MYBS1 → MSASSSSVVWSREEDIAFESAIAMHWTGDSKEQWDKIASMVPNKSIDELKQHYKTLVEDVEAIEGGLVPLPNYSGEEASSSTKDHQSFSAITATDRRSNFGYRSAFPGLGHDSSGQGGGKGGSRSEQERRKGIPWTEEEHRLFLLGLDKFGKGDWRSISRNFVISRTPTQVASHAQKYFIRLNSMSRDRRRSSIHDITSVNNGDVSSHQAPITGQQTNTTPSATVAAALGPAMKHRGQQTMHGLGVYGAPVGHPVVAAAAAPGHMASAVGTPVLLPHGHHPPYVVPLAYPMAPPQPMHQ, encoded by the exons AtgtctgcttcttcttcttctgtagTATGGAGCAGAGAAGAAGACATAGCTTTTGAGAGCGCCATTGCCATGCACTGGACTGGGGACTCTAAGGAACAGTGGGACAAGATTGCTTCTATGGTTCCTAATAAAAGCATTGATGAGTTGAAGCAACACTATAAAACACTTGTTGAAGATGTTGAAGCAATTGAAGGTGGACTTGTGCCACTTCCCAATTACAGTGGGGAAGAAGCTTCTTCGTCGACTAAGGACCATCAAAGCTTCTCTGCCATTACAGCTACCGACAGGCGTTCTAATTTTGGTTATAGGAGTGCATTTCCAGGATTAGGTCATGATTCTAGTGGTCAGGGAGGAGGAAAAGGAGGATCCAGGTCAGAGCAAGAGCGCCGGAAAGGGATTCCTTGGACCGAAGAAGAGCATAG gTTATTTTTGCTTGGTCTAGACAAGTTTGGGAAAGGGGATTGGAGAAGCATTTCCAGAAACTTTGTCATATCCAGAACCCCAACACAGGTTGCAAGCCATGCTCAGAAATACTTCATTCGTTTGAATTCTATGAGTAGAGATAGAAGGAGATCCAGTATCCATGATATTACCAGCGTGAACAATGGAGATGTTTCTAGTCATCAGGCACCCATAACAGGCCAACAAACCAACACAACCCCATCAGCTACTGTTGCTGCTGCTCTGGGACCAGCAATGAAGCACAGGGGACAACAAACTATGCATGGATTGGGGGTATACGGCGCACCGGTAGGTCATCCggttgttgctgctgctgctgctcctGGTCACATGGCATCTGCAGTTGGCACACCTGTATTGCTTCCTCATGGGCATCATCCCCCTTATGTTGTGCCCCTTGCATATCCAATGGCACCACCTCAGCCAATGCACCAATAA